The genomic region CTTGAAGCCGATGTCAAGACGACCGGGCGGATGCAGTTCTCCCAGATAATCGCGGTAGCCGGGATCGTTCAGGCGCAGCAGCGCCTGATCCCTTTCCGCTGGATTCCGAAAAATCCTGAGCATCGGCTTTTCCTGAAAAAACGCTTGCCGGAAATCATCGGACAACAGGCGATAACATCGCCGTGCTTCGGGCAACAGCGAGTCGACGTCGGCCGATTTGACCAACCTCATGCCGGTCACCGGATTGATCAGCCCTGCCGAGACTTGCGAAGCGTTTTCCCTGCCGTTATCGACAACCACCACCCGGCGTTGCCGCCGCATCAGTTCCAGCGCCAGCAAACTGCCCGACAGGCCCTGGCCCAGGATTAAAAAATTAATCTTCATACGATTCAAATGAATGGGAATACCGCCCGAATAACAGGCGGGTACAAATTTCGTCTATGTTATGTACAAGTTATGGTACAATAGCCTAACTGCGGAATTGTCAAAAATAAATAGATATTTCAAACGCTTACTTGATATATATGACAATCCGGCATTCAGCATCTCTTCGTAGGGTCCAGCCTTGATTAAAGCGTGCTGACTGCATTGATTGTATTATCCGAGCCAAAGGAGCACTTAATGACGAATGTTAAGGACGATACCGCGCAGTATCTGATCAGTACGGTCTCCAAGCGATCCGGGGTCAAATCCGATCTGGTCAGAGCATGGGAACGCCGATACCAGGCCGTGGTGCCGTCACGCACCGCCGGCGGTCATCGCGTTTACACCGATCTGGACATAGCCCGTCTTAAATTATTGAATCAGGCTACCAATCAAGGCCACAGCATCAGCCAGATCGCCCGTCTGTCCCTTGAAGAGCTGAGAAAGCTTCTGCAAAAGGACGAATCCGGTCCGGCGGCAGCGGCGGCGCCAGTCTCCGGAACGTCATTGAGCGGGGAACGAAAATTTCTTGCCGATGATTATATCGAAAAATGTTACACCGCCGTGGTCGACTTCGATGCCCGAGCGCTGGAGTCGCATTTCGAACACGCCATCGTCGAACTGGGTTCGCAAGCTTTTATCGAAAATCTACTGGAGCCCTTATTGACGATGATCGGCGAACGCTGGCGAACCGGCGAACTGAGGCCGGTGCACGAACATATGGCGTCGTCGATTATACGCTCTTTGACCTACATCCTGCGCAATAACGCCCCCTGCCCTGCCAATGCCCCGCGCATGGTGGTCAGCACGCCCCTCGGCCAGCATCATGAATTGGGCGCCCTGCTGGCAGCGATTCTGGCCGAACTCAAAGACTGGCAGGTCACCTACCTCGGCCCCAATCTGCCGGCGGAAGAAATTGCCGCGGCGGTCAAATTCACCCAAGCAAGAGCGGTTACCCTCAGCATCAGTTTCAGTACCGAAGAGCCGGTCGTACAAAAAGAATTAAGGCGCCTGCGCAAACTGATCGGCAATGAAGTCGCTTTGATTGTAGGAGGAAGAGCAGCCGGCTATTATGAAGCCGTACTGGATGAAATCGGAGTGGCCAAGATCCAGAATTATCAATACTTCAGACATTACCTTGACCAACTGGCCGCCAAAGACGGCAACAATTCCGAAATTTCGAAATAGAACGGATGGGCTTTCCGGCCGGCATTCGTTCTCATCTGTTTTCTCTTGAAAGCTCTCAAAAAAAGGGGGCTTAAAGCCCCCCCTGAATGAGCGCACCTCAAACTTGTTGCACCGGTTCACCGGCCTTGACGCTCTTGTCGTCGGGTTTATCGAGTTTGGGTCCGGGCGATGGGATGCCGGTATCGATCTCGTCCATCGGCGGCCGGGGATCCTTGCCGGCCATCAGATCGTCGATCTGATACTTGTCGATGGTTTCCCATTTCATCAGGGCCTCGGCCATCTTGTGCAGAATCCCGAGGTGATCGGTCAGGATCTGTTCGGCCTTCTGATAATTGCGGTCGATCACCGCGCGGATCTCTTCGTCGATCTGGTGCGCCACCTCGTTGGAAACCTTGGCGCCGGGCGAGGCGTAGCCCATGAACGGCTGGCCGCTCTCTTCGCCGTACACCTGCGGCCCCAGCTTGTCGGAAAAGCCCCAGCGGGTGACCATGTTGCGCGCGAGCTCCGTGGCCCGCTCGATGTCGTTGGAGGCGCCGGTGGTGACCCGGTCGCCGCCGTAAATCATCTGCTCGGCGATGCGTCCGCCGAACAGGCTGGCGATCTGGCTTTCCAGCTTGCGCTTGCTGGCGCTGTACTGGTCGCGCTCGGGCAGGAACATGGTGATGCCCAAAGCCCGCCCCCTGGGCATGATGCTGACCTTGTACACCGGATCGTGCTCGGGCACGAGACGGCCGACGATGCAGTGGCCGGCCTCGTGGTAGGCGGTCAGGCGCTTGTCGTCCTCGGTCATCACCATGGTGTGCCGCTCGGCGCCCATCAGGATCTTGTCCTTGGCTTTCTCGAGGTCGGCCATGGTCACTTCCTGCTTGTTGGCGCGGGCCGCGAACAGCGCCGCCTCGTTGACCAGATTGGCCAGATCGGCCCCGGAAAAGCCCGGGGTGCCGCGGGCGATGTATTTCAGTTCGACGTCGGCCCCGGCCGGCACCTTCTTGATGTGCACGTTCAGGATCTGTTCGCGCCCTTTGACGTCGGGCAGGCCGACGTTGACCTGGCGGTCGAAGCGGCCGGGACGCAGCAGCGCCTTGTCGAGCACGTCGGCGCGGTTGGTCGCGGCAAT from Methylosarcina fibrata AML-C10 harbors:
- a CDS encoding MerR family transcriptional regulator translates to MTNVKDDTAQYLISTVSKRSGVKSDLVRAWERRYQAVVPSRTAGGHRVYTDLDIARLKLLNQATNQGHSISQIARLSLEELRKLLQKDESGPAAAAAPVSGTSLSGERKFLADDYIEKCYTAVVDFDARALESHFEHAIVELGSQAFIENLLEPLLTMIGERWRTGELRPVHEHMASSIIRSLTYILRNNAPCPANAPRMVVSTPLGQHHELGALLAAILAELKDWQVTYLGPNLPAEEIAAAVKFTQARAVTLSISFSTEEPVVQKELRRLRKLIGNEVALIVGGRAAGYYEAVLDEIGVAKIQNYQYFRHYLDQLAAKDGNNSEISK
- the ftsH gene encoding ATP-dependent zinc metalloprotease FtsH, whose product is MKTNLFNLLLWAAVISGSLLIFNRLNTAPPMQDSIAYSEFLSMVKTKQIARVEIMDKHIRIRTNEGQDYETINPDDPHLIDDLVNARVQIRTLEPPRQSFLMQIFISWFPMLLLIAVWVIYMRRTQGGGMGASSFGKSKAKLLEEDKRTVTFADVAGCEEAKEEVVELVDFLSDPQKFQKLGGQIPRGILMVGPPGTGKTLLARAIAGEAGVKFFTISGSDFVEMFVGVGASRVRDMFAQAKEHAPCIIFIDEIDAVGRQRGGAGFSGGNEEREQTLNQLLVEMDGFNGNEGVIVIAATNRADVLDKALLRPGRFDRQVNVGLPDVKGREQILNVHIKKVPAGADVELKYIARGTPGFSGADLANLVNEAALFAARANKQEVTMADLEKAKDKILMGAERHTMVMTEDDKRLTAYHEAGHCIVGRLVPEHDPVYKVSIMPRGRALGITMFLPERDQYSASKRKLESQIASLFGGRIAEQMIYGGDRVTTGASNDIERATELARNMVTRWGFSDKLGPQVYGEESGQPFMGYASPGAKVSNEVAHQIDEEIRAVIDRNYQKAEQILTDHLGILHKMAEALMKWETIDKYQIDDLMAGKDPRPPMDEIDTGIPSPGPKLDKPDDKSVKAGEPVQQV